The proteins below come from a single Sorghum bicolor cultivar BTx623 chromosome 4, Sorghum_bicolor_NCBIv3, whole genome shotgun sequence genomic window:
- the LOC8073171 gene encoding DNA topoisomerase 2 isoform X1, with protein sequence MAGPLHSSSGHNAAAGGGGKTIEEMYQKKTQLEHILLRPDTYIGSVEKHTQPLWVFEDGAMVNRSVTYVPGLYKIFDEILVNAADNKQRDPKMDALRVQIDVDGCCISVYNNGDGIPVEIHQEERVYVPEMIFGHLLTSSNYNDNEKKTTGGRNGYGAKLTNIFSTEFVIETADGRRQKKYKQVFSENMGKKSEPQITKCKQGENWTRVTFKPDLAKFNMAHLEEDVVALMRKRVVDMAGTLGKTVKVELDGQRVPIKSFSDYVNLYMKSANCDRPDNFKTIYENNDRWEVCVCQSEGQFQQVSFVNRIATIRGGTHVDYITNQIANHVMTVVNKKNKNANMKLHNVKSHLWVFVNALIDNPAFDSQTKETLTTRQGSFGSKFELSIDFLKKVEKSSIIENVLSWADFKLSKELKKTDGSKKSRISGIPKLEDANEAGGKDSEKCTLILTEGDSAKALAMSGIAVVGRDYYGVFPLRGKLLNVREANHKQIMENAEIQNIKQILGLQHGKQYASAKGLRYGHLMIMTDQDHDGSHIKGLLINFIHSFWPSLLKVESFLVEFVTPIIKATRGKTTISFYTMPEYEEWRTNLGASASSWTIKYYKGLGTSTAKEGREYFKDITDHKKDFVWEDDQDGNHIELAFSKKRIADRKLWLTNFQPGTYIDQQEKRVRYSDFINKELILFSMADLQRSIPSMVDGLKPGQRKILFCSFKRNFVKEAKVAQFSGYVSEHSAYHHGEQSLASTIIGMAQNFVGSNNINLMFPGGQFGTRAQGGKDAASPRYIFTKLSHITRSIFPKDDDILLNYLNEDGQSIEPTWYMPILPMVLVNGSEGIGTGWSTFIPNYNPRDIVANLRRLLNEESTVPMHPWYRGFKGSIEKTVNTKVVGSTYTVTGIIEVVDNSRLRITELPIRRWTGDYKEFLESLGPDKNKDKVPFIEVVDNRKHLCVHNFCTIIYHKHFSSIPTILQDVTAQGDNEDIYIEIQLSEGNMNIAKEEGLVKKFKLTTTIGTSNMHLFDSNGKIRKYDTPEQILEEFFQLRLEFYVKRKEALLKNIKLELKKLENKVRFIRCVVDNEIIVNNRKRADLFLELRQKNFDPFPKKKKRAEPAAAGALEEENEENPEAEAAEPSDYEYLLAMPIGTLTLEKIQELIAEKQKLVDDVEELKNTSPKSLWLKDLDAFEKELDLLDQMDLSEEEQREKRIKDGKKGRSKAAPKKQQRGKKAGSKAAVKKEKSDTEDDDAAEPVVPKRGGQQKKAPKKAPVDEEEFDIPALKDRLADFNINDSSPDYSAMETEITEEQNEKLATKGPSKRGGGKKAVSSSLVMIQSDDEDDDFTLEEVSEVQAQKKGRGKKPAAAVKPKAPAPRKRAPAQGKATQKKIDEMLQGIEDNNTSPEKKVRKMRPSPFNKKSGSILQRGSTAASSETTAEASPPSGSSAEPVGAAQPRRTARATKKPVYVTDSDPEDEVVELTDDSDFDVDGDSDE encoded by the exons ATGGCGGGCCCTCTCCACTCCAGCTCCGGCCacaacgccgccgccggcggcggaggcAAGACCATCGAGGAGATGTATCAGAAGAAGACGCAGCTGGAGCACATCCTGCTGCGCCCTGACACCTACATCGGCTCGGTGGAGAAGCACACCCAGCCGCTCTGGGTCTTCGAGGACGGTGCCATGGTGAACCGCTCGGTCACCTACGTCCCGGGACTCTACAAGATCTTCGACGAGATCCTCGTCAACGCCGCCGACAACAAGCAGCGGGATCCCAAGATGGACGCGCTCCGCGTCCAGATCGACGTCGACGGCTGCTGCATCTCCGTATACAACAACGGCGACGGGATCCCCGTCGAGATCCACCAGGAGGAGCGCGTCTACGTGCCAGAAATGATTTTCGGCCACCTCCTCACCAGTAGCAACTACAACGACAACGAGAAGAAGACCACCGGCGGGAGGAACGGATACGGCGCCAAACTCACTAACATCTTCTCCACGGAGTTCGTCATCGAGACCGCTGATGGGCGTCGCCAGAAGAAGTATAAGCAG GTTTTCTCTGAGAACATGGGGAAGAAGTCAGAGCCCCAGATTACCAAGTGCAAGCAGGGCGAGAACTGGACCAGGGTCACCTTCAAGCCTGATCTTGCCAAGTTCAACATGGCTCATCTTGAAGAAGATGTTGTAGCCCTCATGAGGAAGAGAGTGGTTGATATGGCCGGCACGCTCGGCAAAACAGTGAAGGTCGAGTTGGATGGCCAGAGGGTGCCCATAAAGAGCTTCTCGGACTATGTTAACCTGTATATGAAGAGTGCTAACTGCGACAGACCTGATAACTTCAAAAC GATTTATGAAAACAATGATCGGTGGGAAGTGTGTGTTTGTCAAAGTGAAGGGCAGTTTCAGCAG GTCAGCTTTGTCAACAGAATTGCAACCATAAGGGGTGGAACTCATGTTGATTATATCACCAACCAAATTGCAAACCATGTGATGACTGTTGTGAACAAGAAAAACAAGAATGCGAACATGAAGCTGCACAATGTGAAGAGCCATTTGTGGGTCTTTGTTAATGCACTAATTGACAATCCGGCCTTTGATTCACAGACCAAGGAGACCTTGACCACTCGTCAGGGAAGCTTTGGGTCAAAGTTTGAGCTTTCTATTGATTTCCTCAAGAAAG TTGAGAAATCCAGTATAATAGAGAATGTCCTATCCTGGGCTGATTTCAAACTTAgcaaagaattaaagaagactGATGGAAGCAAGAAGTCAAGAATTTCTGGCATTCCTAAGCTTGAGGATGCAAATGAAGCTGGTGGGAAGGACTCTGAGAAGTGCACCTTGATCCTGACTGAAGGCGACTCTGCAAAAGCTCTTGCT ATGTCTGGCATAGCTGTCGTAGGGAGAGATTACTATGGTGTATTTCCTCTCAGGGGAAAACTGTTGAATGTCAGAGAGGCAAACCACAAGCAGATAATGGAGAATGCTGAAATTCAGAACATAAAGCAGATCCTTGGTTTGCAGCATGGAAAGCAGTATGCAAGCGCCAAGGGTTTGAgatatggccatctcatgataATGACAGATCAG GATCATGATGGTTCCCATATCAAAGGGTTGTTGATCAACTTCATTCACTCATTTTGGCCGTCTCTTCTTAAAGTTGAATCTTTCTTGGTTGAGTTCGTCACTCCAATTATCAAG GCAACCAGAGGTAAAACTACAATATCATTTTACACAATGCCAGAGTATGAAGAATGGAGAACGAATTTAGGAGCAAGTGCAAGTTCATGGACTATAAAATACTACAAG GGGTTGGGAACAAGCACAGCCAAAGAAGGCCGGGAGTACTTTAAGGATATTACTGATCACAAAAAGGATTTTGTCTGGGAAGATGACCAAGATGGTAATCATATTGAGTTAGCATTCAGCAAGAAACGGATTGCTGACAGGAAACTGTGGCTTACAAATTTTCAG CCTGGAACGTATATTGACCAACAAGAGAAAAGAGTCAGGTATAGTGATTTCATCAACAAAGAGCTGATACTCTTCTCAATGGCGGACCTGCAGCGATCCATACCTTCAATGGTTGATGGCCTTAAACCAGGTCAGAGGAAGATTCTGTTTTGTTCATTCAAGAGGAATTTTGTTAAGGAAGCCAAG GTGGCTCAGTTCTCTGGTTATGTGTCAGAACACTCAGCATACCACCATGGCGAGCAGAGTTTAGCAAGTACAATTATTGGAATGGCTCAGAATTTTGTTGGCAGCAATAACATCAACCTTATGTTCCCTGGTGGTCAGTTTGGCACCAGAGCTCAg GGAGGCAAGGATGCTGCGAGTCCTAGGTACATCTTCACCAAGCTGTCCCATATCACACGTTCAATTTTCCCGAAGGATGATGATATTCTACTTAATTATCTGAATGAGGATGGACAGTCAATTGAACCCACCTG GTATATGCCAATTCTTCCCATGGTCTTGGTCAATGGAAGTGAAGGAATTGGAACTGGATGGAGCACGTTTATTCCAAACTACAATCCAAGAGACATTGTTGCTAACCTCAGGCGGTTACTGAATGAAGAGTCTACTGTACCAATGCATCCATGGTACAGGGGATTCAAG GGGTCTATAGAGAAGACAGTCAATACAAAGGTAGTTGGTTCCACGTATACCGTCACCGGAATCATTGAGGTTGTTGACAACAGTAGACTCAGGATCACTGAACTGCCAATCCGCCGTTGGACGGGGGATTACAAAGAATTTCTTGAATCTTTAGGTCCAGATAAGAACAAGGACAAAGTACCATTCATAGAGGTAGTTGACAACAGAAAACACCTTTGTGTTCATAACTTTTGCACCATCATATATCATAAACACTTTTCCTCAATTCCAACTATTTTACAGGACGTCACAGCGCAAGGTGATAATGAAGACATTTACATTGAGATCCAGTTAAGTGAGGGAAATATGAATATAGCTAAGGAAGAAGGACTTGTGAAGAAGTTTAAGCTGACAACAACAATTGGAACATCAAACATGCACCTGTTTGATTCAAATGGTAAAATCCGGAAGTACGACACTCCTGAGCAAA TACTTGAGGAGTTCTTTCAATTAAGGCTTGAATTCTATGTTAAGAGAAAG GAAGCATTGTTGAAAAATATCAAGCTGGAGTTAAAGAAGCTTGAAAACAAAGTTAGGTTTATCCGCTGTgttgttgataatgaaattaTCGTTAACAACAGGAAAAGGGCAGATCTATTTTTGGAGCTCCGGCAGAAGAATTTTGATCCTTtcccaaagaaaaaaaagagggcTGAACCAGCTGCTGCAGGTGCTTTAGAAGAGGAAAATGAAGAGAATCCTGAAGCTGAAGCAGCGGAGCCTAGTGACTATGAGTATCTCCTCGCAATGCCAATCGGTACcttgactttggagaagatACAGGAGCTCATTGCTGAGAAACAAAAATTAGTCGATGACGTTGAGGAACTGAAAAACACATCGCCAAAATCACTTTGGTTGAAAGATCTTGATGCTTTTGAGAAAGAACTGGAT CTGCTTGATCAAATGGATCTATCAGAGGAGGAGCAAAGGGAAAAGAGGATAAAGGATGGCAAAAAAGGGAGATCAAAAGCTGCACCCAAGAAACAACAGAGGGGCAAAAAAGCAGGATCAAAGGCTGCAGTTAAAAAGGAGAAAAGCGATACAGAAG ACGATGATGCGGCTGAACCAGTGGTCCCAAAGCGTGGAGGTCAACAGAAGAAAGCACCCAAGAAG GCTCCTGTGGATGAAGAGGAATTTGACATACCTGCCCTAAAAGACCGTCTTGCTGATTTTAATATCAATGACTCCTCTCCGGATTATTCTG CTATGGAAACTGAAATAACAGAAGAGCAGAATGAAAAACTAGCGACTAAGGGACCAAGCAAAAGAGGTGGTGGAAAGAAGGCTGTGTCGTCATCCTTGGTGATGATACAATCTGATGATGAGGATGACGATTTTACACTGGAGGAAGTCTCAGAGGTCCAAGCTCAGAAGAAAGGTAGAGGAAAGAAGCCCGCTGCTGCTGTTAAGCCGAAGGCTCCTGCCCCCAGGAAAAGGGCACCGGCTCAGGGCAAGGCAACGCAGAAGAAAATAGATGAGATGCTCCAGGGCATTGAGGATAACAACACCAGTCCTGAGAAGAAGGTCCGGAAGATGAGGCCCTCTCCCTTCAACAAGAAGAGTGGCTCAATCTTACAGAGAGGTTCGACTGCTGCAAGCTCTGAAACTACTGCTGAAGCTTCACCACCCTCTGGCAGCTCTGCAGAGCCAGTTGGTGCAGCACAACCTAGAAGGACAGCCAGGGCCACCAAGAAGCCTGTCTATGTTACTGATAGTGATCCCGAGGATGAAGTTGTGGAGTTGACTGATGATTCTGACTTTGATGTCGATGGTGACTCTGACGAGTGA
- the LOC8073171 gene encoding DNA topoisomerase 2 isoform X2 codes for MAGPLHSSSGHNAAAGGGGKTIEEMYQKKTQLEHILLRPDTYIGSVEKHTQPLWVFEDGAMVNRSVTYVPGLYKIFDEILVNAADNKQRDPKMDALRVQIDVDGCCISVYNNGDGIPVEIHQEERVYVPEMIFGHLLTSSNYNDNEKKTTGGRNGYGAKLTNIFSTEFVIETADGRRQKKYKQVFSENMGKKSEPQITKCKQGENWTRVTFKPDLAKFNMAHLEEDVVALMRKRVVDMAGTLGKTVKVELDGQRVPIKSFSDYVNLYMKSANCDRPDNFKTIYENNDRWEVCVCQSEGQFQQVSFVNRIATIRGGTHVDYITNQIANHVMTVVNKKNKNANMKLHNVKSHLWVFVNALIDNPAFDSQTKETLTTRQGSFGSKFELSIDFLKKVEKSSIIENVLSWADFKLSKELKKTDGSKKSRISGIPKLEDANEAGGKDSEKCTLILTEGDSAKALAMSGIAVVGRDYYGVFPLRGKLLNVREANHKQIMENAEIQNIKQILGLQHGKQYASAKGLRYGHLMIMTDQDHDGSHIKGLLINFIHSFWPSLLKVESFLVEFVTPIIKATRGKTTISFYTMPEYEEWRTNLGASASSWTIKYYKGLGTSTAKEGREYFKDITDHKKDFVWEDDQDGNHIELAFSKKRIADRKLWLTNFQPGTYIDQQEKRVRYSDFINKELILFSMADLQRSIPSMVDGLKPGQRKILFCSFKRNFVKEAKVAQFSGYVSEHSAYHHGEQSLASTIIGMAQNFVGSNNINLMFPGGQFGTRAQGGKDAASPRYIFTKLSHITRSIFPKDDDILLNYLNEDGQSIEPTWYMPILPMVLVNGSEGIGTGWSTFIPNYNPRDIVANLRRLLNEESTVPMHPWYRGFKGSIEKTVNTKVVGSTYTVTGIIEVVDNSRLRITELPIRRWTGDYKEFLESLGPDKNKDKVPFIEDVTAQGDNEDIYIEIQLSEGNMNIAKEEGLVKKFKLTTTIGTSNMHLFDSNGKIRKYDTPEQILEEFFQLRLEFYVKRKEALLKNIKLELKKLENKVRFIRCVVDNEIIVNNRKRADLFLELRQKNFDPFPKKKKRAEPAAAGALEEENEENPEAEAAEPSDYEYLLAMPIGTLTLEKIQELIAEKQKLVDDVEELKNTSPKSLWLKDLDAFEKELDLLDQMDLSEEEQREKRIKDGKKGRSKAAPKKQQRGKKAGSKAAVKKEKSDTEDDDAAEPVVPKRGGQQKKAPKKAPVDEEEFDIPALKDRLADFNINDSSPDYSAMETEITEEQNEKLATKGPSKRGGGKKAVSSSLVMIQSDDEDDDFTLEEVSEVQAQKKGRGKKPAAAVKPKAPAPRKRAPAQGKATQKKIDEMLQGIEDNNTSPEKKVRKMRPSPFNKKSGSILQRGSTAASSETTAEASPPSGSSAEPVGAAQPRRTARATKKPVYVTDSDPEDEVVELTDDSDFDVDGDSDE; via the exons ATGGCGGGCCCTCTCCACTCCAGCTCCGGCCacaacgccgccgccggcggcggaggcAAGACCATCGAGGAGATGTATCAGAAGAAGACGCAGCTGGAGCACATCCTGCTGCGCCCTGACACCTACATCGGCTCGGTGGAGAAGCACACCCAGCCGCTCTGGGTCTTCGAGGACGGTGCCATGGTGAACCGCTCGGTCACCTACGTCCCGGGACTCTACAAGATCTTCGACGAGATCCTCGTCAACGCCGCCGACAACAAGCAGCGGGATCCCAAGATGGACGCGCTCCGCGTCCAGATCGACGTCGACGGCTGCTGCATCTCCGTATACAACAACGGCGACGGGATCCCCGTCGAGATCCACCAGGAGGAGCGCGTCTACGTGCCAGAAATGATTTTCGGCCACCTCCTCACCAGTAGCAACTACAACGACAACGAGAAGAAGACCACCGGCGGGAGGAACGGATACGGCGCCAAACTCACTAACATCTTCTCCACGGAGTTCGTCATCGAGACCGCTGATGGGCGTCGCCAGAAGAAGTATAAGCAG GTTTTCTCTGAGAACATGGGGAAGAAGTCAGAGCCCCAGATTACCAAGTGCAAGCAGGGCGAGAACTGGACCAGGGTCACCTTCAAGCCTGATCTTGCCAAGTTCAACATGGCTCATCTTGAAGAAGATGTTGTAGCCCTCATGAGGAAGAGAGTGGTTGATATGGCCGGCACGCTCGGCAAAACAGTGAAGGTCGAGTTGGATGGCCAGAGGGTGCCCATAAAGAGCTTCTCGGACTATGTTAACCTGTATATGAAGAGTGCTAACTGCGACAGACCTGATAACTTCAAAAC GATTTATGAAAACAATGATCGGTGGGAAGTGTGTGTTTGTCAAAGTGAAGGGCAGTTTCAGCAG GTCAGCTTTGTCAACAGAATTGCAACCATAAGGGGTGGAACTCATGTTGATTATATCACCAACCAAATTGCAAACCATGTGATGACTGTTGTGAACAAGAAAAACAAGAATGCGAACATGAAGCTGCACAATGTGAAGAGCCATTTGTGGGTCTTTGTTAATGCACTAATTGACAATCCGGCCTTTGATTCACAGACCAAGGAGACCTTGACCACTCGTCAGGGAAGCTTTGGGTCAAAGTTTGAGCTTTCTATTGATTTCCTCAAGAAAG TTGAGAAATCCAGTATAATAGAGAATGTCCTATCCTGGGCTGATTTCAAACTTAgcaaagaattaaagaagactGATGGAAGCAAGAAGTCAAGAATTTCTGGCATTCCTAAGCTTGAGGATGCAAATGAAGCTGGTGGGAAGGACTCTGAGAAGTGCACCTTGATCCTGACTGAAGGCGACTCTGCAAAAGCTCTTGCT ATGTCTGGCATAGCTGTCGTAGGGAGAGATTACTATGGTGTATTTCCTCTCAGGGGAAAACTGTTGAATGTCAGAGAGGCAAACCACAAGCAGATAATGGAGAATGCTGAAATTCAGAACATAAAGCAGATCCTTGGTTTGCAGCATGGAAAGCAGTATGCAAGCGCCAAGGGTTTGAgatatggccatctcatgataATGACAGATCAG GATCATGATGGTTCCCATATCAAAGGGTTGTTGATCAACTTCATTCACTCATTTTGGCCGTCTCTTCTTAAAGTTGAATCTTTCTTGGTTGAGTTCGTCACTCCAATTATCAAG GCAACCAGAGGTAAAACTACAATATCATTTTACACAATGCCAGAGTATGAAGAATGGAGAACGAATTTAGGAGCAAGTGCAAGTTCATGGACTATAAAATACTACAAG GGGTTGGGAACAAGCACAGCCAAAGAAGGCCGGGAGTACTTTAAGGATATTACTGATCACAAAAAGGATTTTGTCTGGGAAGATGACCAAGATGGTAATCATATTGAGTTAGCATTCAGCAAGAAACGGATTGCTGACAGGAAACTGTGGCTTACAAATTTTCAG CCTGGAACGTATATTGACCAACAAGAGAAAAGAGTCAGGTATAGTGATTTCATCAACAAAGAGCTGATACTCTTCTCAATGGCGGACCTGCAGCGATCCATACCTTCAATGGTTGATGGCCTTAAACCAGGTCAGAGGAAGATTCTGTTTTGTTCATTCAAGAGGAATTTTGTTAAGGAAGCCAAG GTGGCTCAGTTCTCTGGTTATGTGTCAGAACACTCAGCATACCACCATGGCGAGCAGAGTTTAGCAAGTACAATTATTGGAATGGCTCAGAATTTTGTTGGCAGCAATAACATCAACCTTATGTTCCCTGGTGGTCAGTTTGGCACCAGAGCTCAg GGAGGCAAGGATGCTGCGAGTCCTAGGTACATCTTCACCAAGCTGTCCCATATCACACGTTCAATTTTCCCGAAGGATGATGATATTCTACTTAATTATCTGAATGAGGATGGACAGTCAATTGAACCCACCTG GTATATGCCAATTCTTCCCATGGTCTTGGTCAATGGAAGTGAAGGAATTGGAACTGGATGGAGCACGTTTATTCCAAACTACAATCCAAGAGACATTGTTGCTAACCTCAGGCGGTTACTGAATGAAGAGTCTACTGTACCAATGCATCCATGGTACAGGGGATTCAAG GGGTCTATAGAGAAGACAGTCAATACAAAGGTAGTTGGTTCCACGTATACCGTCACCGGAATCATTGAGGTTGTTGACAACAGTAGACTCAGGATCACTGAACTGCCAATCCGCCGTTGGACGGGGGATTACAAAGAATTTCTTGAATCTTTAGGTCCAGATAAGAACAAGGACAAAGTACCATTCATAGAG GACGTCACAGCGCAAGGTGATAATGAAGACATTTACATTGAGATCCAGTTAAGTGAGGGAAATATGAATATAGCTAAGGAAGAAGGACTTGTGAAGAAGTTTAAGCTGACAACAACAATTGGAACATCAAACATGCACCTGTTTGATTCAAATGGTAAAATCCGGAAGTACGACACTCCTGAGCAAA TACTTGAGGAGTTCTTTCAATTAAGGCTTGAATTCTATGTTAAGAGAAAG GAAGCATTGTTGAAAAATATCAAGCTGGAGTTAAAGAAGCTTGAAAACAAAGTTAGGTTTATCCGCTGTgttgttgataatgaaattaTCGTTAACAACAGGAAAAGGGCAGATCTATTTTTGGAGCTCCGGCAGAAGAATTTTGATCCTTtcccaaagaaaaaaaagagggcTGAACCAGCTGCTGCAGGTGCTTTAGAAGAGGAAAATGAAGAGAATCCTGAAGCTGAAGCAGCGGAGCCTAGTGACTATGAGTATCTCCTCGCAATGCCAATCGGTACcttgactttggagaagatACAGGAGCTCATTGCTGAGAAACAAAAATTAGTCGATGACGTTGAGGAACTGAAAAACACATCGCCAAAATCACTTTGGTTGAAAGATCTTGATGCTTTTGAGAAAGAACTGGAT CTGCTTGATCAAATGGATCTATCAGAGGAGGAGCAAAGGGAAAAGAGGATAAAGGATGGCAAAAAAGGGAGATCAAAAGCTGCACCCAAGAAACAACAGAGGGGCAAAAAAGCAGGATCAAAGGCTGCAGTTAAAAAGGAGAAAAGCGATACAGAAG ACGATGATGCGGCTGAACCAGTGGTCCCAAAGCGTGGAGGTCAACAGAAGAAAGCACCCAAGAAG GCTCCTGTGGATGAAGAGGAATTTGACATACCTGCCCTAAAAGACCGTCTTGCTGATTTTAATATCAATGACTCCTCTCCGGATTATTCTG CTATGGAAACTGAAATAACAGAAGAGCAGAATGAAAAACTAGCGACTAAGGGACCAAGCAAAAGAGGTGGTGGAAAGAAGGCTGTGTCGTCATCCTTGGTGATGATACAATCTGATGATGAGGATGACGATTTTACACTGGAGGAAGTCTCAGAGGTCCAAGCTCAGAAGAAAGGTAGAGGAAAGAAGCCCGCTGCTGCTGTTAAGCCGAAGGCTCCTGCCCCCAGGAAAAGGGCACCGGCTCAGGGCAAGGCAACGCAGAAGAAAATAGATGAGATGCTCCAGGGCATTGAGGATAACAACACCAGTCCTGAGAAGAAGGTCCGGAAGATGAGGCCCTCTCCCTTCAACAAGAAGAGTGGCTCAATCTTACAGAGAGGTTCGACTGCTGCAAGCTCTGAAACTACTGCTGAAGCTTCACCACCCTCTGGCAGCTCTGCAGAGCCAGTTGGTGCAGCACAACCTAGAAGGACAGCCAGGGCCACCAAGAAGCCTGTCTATGTTACTGATAGTGATCCCGAGGATGAAGTTGTGGAGTTGACTGATGATTCTGACTTTGATGTCGATGGTGACTCTGACGAGTGA